The Diorhabda carinulata isolate Delta chromosome 4, icDioCari1.1, whole genome shotgun sequence genomic interval tcaaaatttatttcccagtttatatcaaaattactttccGAAATCTCGACAATAATTTCCGATTCTTTTGCTAAAATTACTTTctgatttgttttcaaaatttatttccgaatgctagtgaaatataatttcccagtttttatcaaaattgttttcCCATTGTTTTACCAAAATTAATTTCCTAGTTTccgtcaaaaataattttatacattttatatcaaaattgcttttcgatttttctaaaattagtttCACATATTCTTTATCAGAATTATTTTTCGAATACTCGACAATAATAATTTCCCACATTTATCATCAAAATTACATTTCGATTTCCTTCTAATATAATTTCCcacattttatatcaaaattactttccTAATTCccgtcaaaaataatttcacacactctttatcaaaattattttcccaATTCTCGCCAATAACGATTTCCCacatttaatatcaaaattactttccGATTTCtatccaaaaataatttcacacattttgtcaaaattgttttccaaattttacaAAACTAGTATCACatattctttatcaaaattactttccaAAATCTCGACATTAATTTCCCTTTCTTTTACTAAAATTACtttccgattttttttatcaaaattacttttcgATTTCCTTCTAATATAATTTCCCacatttaatatcaaaattactttccgaattattacatttttttttcgaaattacttTCTGAAttcacatcaaaaataatttccccgaatttttaatcaaaatcacTTTCCGAAACgttaacgaaaaaaaatatttaccaatatttttatcaaaattaatttccaaatactcttaatcaaaaataatttctcatcTATTCTGTCAAAACGAATTTCCGAAACATCTGTCAATGAAAATAACTCATCATTATTAATTTGTCTATGATCGACAATTGcatttagaaaaagaagaagaaatagtcTTTCGACAATgtgtaaatacaaaataattgtacTCACCATTAAAATCGTACACAGATAAGAGATTTCCTTTGTTATAGCTTTCACCGGCGACGATATACATGGAATCCTTCCACACGACGGCACCGTGGGAAGCCGACCCGTTGGGTGTGAAACCCGGAACGGTGACAGTTTCCCAAAACCCTTCGCTAGCTAGCTGACTACAATCAGTTCCTCTGTAATTTCCTATACAAGCGCAACCGTTTTCCGGTTCACAGACACCTCTTTCTTCGAAAGCTCCGCAATCATTCGGACATTTTTCTAGATGACAAGCAGCGCCGGTCCAATAACCGTCGCAAGTGCACTGTCCATCTATGCAGATACCATGACCGGAACAGTTGATACCAGCAACCTCGAGGATTATTTCAGAATTCAAAgattatttcaagaattttgacatttattcaataaagtGGTTGAATTTTCAtgtcttattattgtttaatcccattctattttataaaaatgcgCCGTCccaaactgaataaaaaaaccAACTTCAACATAAACACATTTTCCACGGAAATAAAtggcacaccctgtatattgcaattgtaaacaatttataaaaaaatggtgGAATTACGTAAAGGGAATACAAAGTgagtttttgtataaataccGAAATTAAGTGACTAACATTGTTCATTACCAAACAATTTGGTACTAAAacaatggaaattattaaattacgCCGTTTGCACACAATTTActctcaaaaataatttattttgaaactaaaaccacaaacaaaacacaaattaactatgtttagaaattatttgacgGTTGACAGGTATACCAACCTCTATAAACTGAATTCCCTGATAGTGATGTAAGCAAATCTGAAATCTTATTGGtctgttttatacaaaaatcatCATTAGCTATGTAATATGTAATAAAGAAGAATTATTAGGTTAACCAACGGATAGGAAGTAACTttcccaaaaattttatatcaattttcaaaattaatttttgatttaaatatttataaatgaaatttgtaatttaaagaGAAATTCAATGATATATACGACTGAAAGAtgttttgaaactatttatatatacaagtataaatatgaaagtaaataacattttttcatatacagggtgattacAAAAAGATCGAcaccaaaattaattaattggaGATTAATTTGATGAGAAATTAGTGAATACtttgttgttttatcaattttaaatgcttttaaCTTTGTACTTAAACAAAATAAGGAAATTTAATAAGGATTATGGTAATTAGAAACTTTGCTTTTGGAACAGTATAGCGATTAATCACCTTAATATTAGAATTCTAAAATACAGTACAAAGACATtgttttaaaacgaaaaatcaAACTTACCGTCGATGGACAAGAATTTAGTCTATAGGTAACGTTAAACCCCGACATATTATAAGCGTCGTCACTGAAAAAGTGTATAAGTGCCGCACCAGATTGCGCTATCACTTCTGGTATCCGCCTAATACTATACGCATCTTTATACATCAGTCCACTAAATACTGCAAGCAACGGTGAGTCTACACTATCACCATCGTATACGTACAAATGGTCCCAACCGCATTCAGTTGCAAATTCTTTAATGTGAAGCGTAATCGTCGAATTTGGGGCATCTATCAACCAGCTACATTTGCTCGTTAGGGAGTAATTCCCCAGGCCGTCATGGATCGTGCCAGTTGGACTAGCAAGTCTGTTAACAAAAACCTTCGAAAGAATGGactttcaattgaaaaaaaattcaatttaattgcaTGTTACAACCACAAAAGAACGAGTTTTTTCCTTTTAAGACATAGAAATTGAGAATATATACAAGgatgtttaaaatttatacaagaacACAAATCCTGCAGGGTTTACCGGTTGACGATTGATAGTACTTACAAACTCTCATATATCAATTGataaatgtatttttcgaaattattgtagtagaaaaccaaaaataattgaaaaaattgtcgtaaattgtttttgttgccTATATCAAGTAAGTTCAATCCTACATTTTCTACACTTTTTTGtgataactttatatttaaatgagTGTTTATAGTGATATAATACGATTAAATGAAATTCGGAAATTCACCtcggcagtcaacgtgttaaaaacattttatttcaaactttgtttattgatgaGTACAGTTATCACAATGGCATTGAATTAAGTGGGACAAATTGAGAAAAGGCGTATATGTGAcctctttgtttatttatttttctctaaatcGATCTAATTTGATCTTACCTGACTTTTCCACCGCAAAATTGGCATTCGGAACCCTGCCACCCATCATTACAAACACAAGTATTGTTTGTGCAGATTCCATTACCATTGCAGGTAGGGTCGCTACATTTAGCAGACACATTAGAAACTAAAGATAAAGCACCGAAAATGAATACACAATAAATCGAAAAGtttattaaacgaaattttCGCCGATActtagatttaaataaaaataaaaacatttgtaaaatttgtatcatgtttctttcattttcatacGTCACTAATAAACACTTAAATATCACATATTATCCTCGTTAATCGACTCAAATTTGTAAAAGTAACATTTTAGAACTTATAAAAACTCAATAATATTATACAGTTTTTgtcaatttgttaattattttaatgatatacACTTTAATATAAAGACCATCTCATTATTTTGACGTTTATGACAGTGGGTACAACGCAGTCACACCAACTGAAATTAATACCAACGTTTCACTGTTAATATTaagtataaattgaaataagaatatttctcgatcaaaattataaaaccattcatatcttttttcaaattataatcaaaaatacttTCGTCGCATTGCAAATAATTAGTACAGGAAAGTTCCAATATACAGTTGTGGTAAACTGACTTTGAAGGTCAATACACTTTTCATAAACTAATCGGATCATGATTCgaatgttcggaaactgatgCGGATTACGGGTTAGTTTATCTATggttttttcaacttaaaaaattattatatatatattatatatattattatataagcaTCATAATACATTTGTTACTGAGGTTTGCAgttttaatacttttcgatatttcattataaaaatagcTTACTGGTATTAAGatcttgttttaaatttgaaatttacacCGAAAACTGTACgcgacgttcggaaactgtgatctcAATCTTCGTAATCAGCTGATGGGTGATCTATCCGAGCCCgggttatagtttccgaaagCCCTATTaggaatataatttataacgaTAAACAAATGGATtagtaacaaaaatttatgaataattctaATTTAACCTGACTATTTACCGTAATTGTAAATAGAACTTTCTAGAGCTGTttgtaaatacaatttgtacactgaaagtaataaatttatatccGTCTAATAAACGAGACCTTGAGTGTCTACgtcaaattttaattacatatttgtatgatataaaaaagttaaattatatatttttataacaaattcaagtttgaatatataaaaacacgaataaaaaagatatttctagTATATATTATGTTCCTTGTCGAAAGATTGATTCGAACTGGGCtacattctttatatttatttcaccAAAGATCCGGAGGTAGAGGTGGTACCAAAGCATTGCGGCATCTCCAGTACCTTGTACCTGTAGTAGTCGCTACTTTACGTATGACGgtaaaagtaattaaaattgtttctaaatcAACAAAATGATGTGTTTACAATAAGTTTATCGATGGTAGAAATCATAATAAATACTTTCACGTATGGAAGCGTAAAGGTAATATAAATGGTAGCAACTTTGATATTAagattgaaatttatcattaattctatataatacttgttgtttttgataaaaaaatttctcttttctATTCACCACGtgataaattagataatataatgCAGAACTAACACAATTTAAGGTTATGGAGGGATATTAAGATAACAgtaaagaaatatcaaaataatatggaaaaatatgagatactttatttaaatattgtgatTCCATACGATCGAACATCAAAATCTTCGCGGGTTGATTCGAACTTTTCGTCTAGTGTCAAATTTTAACAGGGCAATAACACTTATACCACTGTTGCCAgatcgaaaataaaaagtaataaaccGGACTTTAGTAGTCGTTGTATATTGAAAcaggtaataaaattattcaaataaattgaattctttAAACACGTACAGCGGAAGGTAAACATGTTTGGCGGGATTCTGCATGGTACATTTGATCTTTCGTTTTTATTTCAGACATTCTACAGGGTCATCCGTCTATAATAAATTGCATAAAACCATTAATTAACATTAATTACTGATTATAGTTATCTCtttgtaatttaatttgaatgCCAATGCAATTATTTCCACGCGTATTTTGCCTATAAAATCCATTAACTAAGTTATAATTAACCTCTCAATGTCTACTAATTTTAGTTTCCGTAACTTATTTCTagtcatatttatataaattactgAAGAAATTACCTTTTGAATGTTATATATACTATTCCAAATTATGTATTACATGGAAATATCACGTTTCAGTGTACCGGATATGCGTCATCATGACCTGCGTATATCAACATGATTCTTGATTAAACCCAAACtgcaattattcaataattgacTACTTGATGGGCTATGAGTCAAGGATAAATGGGTTTCAGTCCTAATCGAATTGAATAAATACTACGcaatactttttaataaattattttgtccAAATGTTTAACGCTAGGCATCTATGGTCACAATTACACGATGACGTGGCAGCGCGATGATGCCACGACACTCTTattgaaatatcgatttttttactttgattatctctacaaatatttatatcacGTATTTATTTAGCATTACGATTGTATTTATGTGTATATTTgaggaaatattaatttcacCACACGTAAACTATTGTTGAATATCAAAGACAAATTTTATCGTAGaattactgttttattttgttttaagtaCTAACGATGCAATTATGAGCGTCCTTGTTGATAGTTCTAGAAAATAATGATCTATTCATTTCGATTTTATAACCCTACAAAGGcgtaacatcaatttttttttaaagatttcttGCAAACCCTGTACAAATcggtaaatatttcaatttttgttagtatATAGTTTACAATGGTATTTAGATGAGTTTAATATAGATTTCCTTTTATATACAGCTGAATCCGTTGATTTGACAACGTGATTGTGACCATGTGGATGTAGTCATTTGAATTTATCaatatcgatttatttaaaGAGATtagtacaaataaattttaatttctgtgATAACTTTAATTAtctattgtttaatttttagttttattgtttttcgtGGATGAATCACTTTACTACAATTTCCAATAACCAATAGATCCAAATGTCATATTCTAACTGTCGGCCATGTTGTCATATCTTACTAATAAATGACAATATTGATTATTAGTTGTATCCAATCACGCTCTTATTTCACTTTGAAtgattaaatagaaatataatatcaaatattaataattataaatactaaaaaaaataatagtgtatttattatcattagATTTggtgtatttatatttttaaatgtttttatacgGCACTGGAGGCTGTGACTAAACACACCtgcactttttttttatttcaaaacgcTTGTTAATATCTAGATTAGTTATTATGTTACtttttgttgtaatacgtgatcgaaagtttaataataaaattcgtacACGACCatgttatgtttttttcataaatataggtaattattattaattttccgTGCACAGATAATATATTAAATCGTTTGGAATAATAggaaatcaatttaataaattagaaaatacaataatgaaaattgtcaCTAACAAAAACGTCTGCTCTTTATCAAAACATGTTGGATAGAAAACAACTACCAGAGACGTATTAgcataatattaaataatttttttcgagttCTTATCCAGTttctattaagaaaattttattttattttagatttatgaTTCAATGACAACTATTTACTTACTTCCGTTCAGTTtctaattgatataatttcttACAAGATGGCGCACATTTCCTTTAAAAGTAAGTATTCTAGTTATGAAAGAAATTGAGAAtggaaagtattaaaaaaattactttattgaattttaatactTTATCATTTTCTTGTTAGTCagtaattatcaatttaattaaaacaattaaaaaatatatttattacatttagcGTTTCTCCCTACCTCTATTTCTCTCACTGATATATAGGCAAAATCATGTCCGTTTGGGAGTGTctatactaaaattaaaaagaaagaaaaaatatgagtaatCACACAAACGAGAGAGATAGAAAACCTCTCCTTGATTAAGCGGTGTTGCCTACTTATAAAAAGATCTTCGTAGTTCTTAGTAATCTATTTTTTACGTACGATTCTTAAtgtttaatatacaaaaagaattaatagggaacttatttatttgataatacttCATTATAATAagtaaatacacaaaaaaaacaactgaattgataaatagaaaataaaaagttcaatCATAACGATTTGAAAACTTTACggaaattaatatttatgtatgGCAACACTGTTGATGTTGAAACTGTCATCGCCATTTCATAAACCTAAAAGAGAAAGGGAAAAGCAGAAAACTGTATATTGTTGTTGTAATTTCATTAggaaacgaaaattttaataGTAAATACCGATTTCTATCAAATAAGTTAATGAATTCATTATGTATTTATCTATTTCTTCcgataaacatatattttttacattatttaagTAACGACATACGTTCTTTACGATACTTTATTATCTACCCATAAAGATAAAAAGAGATAGCGCATACAGGAAGGAAGTAATAACTGCATTGTATTGACGTTTGGATTCGTGTCGTTTGTCTACAGGACATGACGTCAGGAAGTCAATAACcgaaaataaatgacaaaaattgatatttatgtgtttttataaatctcgttacgaaaaaatttattttccagattGTATACCAGTGAGAGCGATAATATGGGTTATGTGTTTCACTTGTACATTATTCTTGTACATGCTAAGAATAAATTTATCCATTATTATCTTAGCGATGGTACAACCCAACGAGAAAGGTAACAAAACGTTCGTTCCGGAATGtaaagtaataaaacaaaatttaactttcGACGGTCTGACTGCCGAAGCTCTACATTCAAATATAGAAGACGTAAGTTCATTTATGAGATATAGTTAATAAAGAAATCTAGAGATGTCTCTGTCGTGTCGtgatgtaattattttatccGAGACTCGAACCAATTGACGTTTATAATTTTCCGCGATCTCTACCTCGGGTTTACTTTACAGCGTTGCCTATTTGAGTTTCTCATTACGTTAGTTCAGCtaattaaaatatgttattgtaataattttttttcttcgtgGTGATGGGTTAttcgtcttcttctttttttatatggCCTCTTGCTATATAAcgtaacaataaatttttataatttttagtatgGAGTTAGGTACGATTGGAGTAGCGAGCTTCAAGGACTCATTCTGGGATCTTATTTTTGGGGATTTACTATAGCTGGTTTCCCGGGAGGCGCTATCGCCGAAAAATTCGGTCCTTCGAAATGTGTCACTATATCGTTTTTAGTTTCCGGTATATTAACGTTAATAGGCCCGTGGGCCGCGGCGTTGAATCCTTGGTTACTTATTATTTCAAGATTTGTTATTGGAATCTTCGGGGTAAGTTATTTAAACCAGTTCCTTTTTTCCCATCTCTACAGTTCCAGTGATTTGTCCCACCTCTAATTTTTAGGGCGTGGTTTTTCCCAGTCTTCACTGTTTGGTAGCTCGTTGGGCGCCACCTGACGAAAAAGGAAAATTCGTGGGAGCTCTTTTGGGTGGTAGTTTGGGAACTGTAATTACTTGGCCTCTTTTGGGGTACATTATAGAGACTCTCGGTTGGACTTGGGCGTTTATTGGATCCGGTGGTTGCGTAATCGCTTGGACGATTTCCTGGTACTTTTTAGTAACCGATTCTCCAGAACAACATAGGACAATATCAGAAGAAGAAGTGAGACATATCACTGAGAGTCTGTCAGGAAGTATATCCAAAGTAAAAGTAAGTTTGATGATCAAAATTgctatttaattcaaattaagtatttatttttaatacttttcatCAACCCTGTAACTTTTATAATAACCCTGTAACTATTTTAGTCGAGCTATAATATCAAATTGACTAAATCactcattataaaaatttaataacaaaattttaatttgaaacatttgttaCCGAACACCTCTGTAGTTAAATTAAACTCGGCAACGTCGCAAAAGTTTCGTCTCGTTCGTATTTAAAATCAGATTATAACCTATAACcgtatatataataatgaaagaattaatgaatatttagttgtaaaatatattataatatatttattatttatatttattaccaaattatagtattatttatttaaaagtatcaAATACTATTAGAATTGTGTATTATATTAACCCATATAAAAAACTGTCTGGTTTGTTATTCAGAAATCGTAACATCGTTGCcaagtttaaaaaatttaaatcagtttacgatcttccaatattaattcgagtttgttttaaattaatttaatagagATTTCCTCCATATAAGGATATATTTCTAACGATCCCTTTTTGGGCATTACTGATATTACATTTTGGTAACCTTTGGGGATTATTTTTCCTAATGACGGCCGGACCGAATTTCTTATCTTCCGTACTAGGATTTACATTAGGACATACTGGAATTTTGGCATCGTTGCCGTATTTAGCGAGGCTGATTTTAGGAATAATTTTCGGTCAAATCGGCGATTTTATCATCAGGAAACATTACATGGAAAAAACTACAATCAGGAAAagcttcattttattttgtgagtatttaaaattaaagtttccATTCAATCATCGTTAAGCACAGTGGCAACATTGGAAATATTTGTTACAGCTCATTTTTTACCGGGTGTACTTTTATTCGCTCAAACGTTCGTCGGTTGCGATGTCACGTGGGCGATCGTATTGATAACGATGTCTTTGGGATTGAATGGCGCCTCTACATTgactaatttacaaaattcgCAAGATTTATCACCTAATTTTGCTGGTACTCTCTACGGTATCATTAATTGCGTAGGAAGTACCACAGGATTCATTAATCCCACCATAGTTGGATATATGACAGCTGAACGTGTAAGTGTTTTTGATACGTCATCGAACCATAGACAAACATTAAATTTGTAATATGCGTCAATCGTAACTTTTCTAAAATCTTGCAGAACGGTCTCGACGAATGGCATCACATCTTCTACATCGGCTCTTCTGTTTATATAGCATGCGGAATTGTATTTTGCATATTCGGAACTGCCGACAAACAACCTTGGAACGACGAAACAGATAAATCTAAACCAGATACCGAAGGAGTCGAAAATATCGGTTTCGAAGACgtcgatttttcaaaaagtaccagcagagaaaatacaaaaatataaaaaacatttttattttaattattgataataaatgacTGAAATCGgataaaattcatttctaaataATCCTTTCACTATCCTTAATCCTTAACTATGGAACAGTTACAAGGAACGTAATTAACGAGATTACATCACCTCTACATACAACATGACTTTTGATAAATAGCATGAAATGATATAAACGTCAAATGTCATATCTTATTGACATGTATCAACTGACaataatagttttgaaattaCTGGGTACATAATATATGTTTatccctgtatattaatactagagtcaataaaaatatttttgcaactCGCAAATTGGTTATTTACAagcgaaataaataaaaatacaatttaaacgGCCTTAACATTTACATTCTGAAAGGAATTAGGGCGTGAAGAAACGGATCTGAAATCCCATGTTCATTTTTATCCGTTTCCGGTTTAATACAGGTTAATCttttattagataataaattCGTTTTAGTGAAAATTATCCTTATTTCAAACgtgtaaatatattataaataaataaacaaaattaggTCAGGTTATTGATGTCTCTAAAATCTATACAATTTAACGATATATAACaggatctaagaaataagaaactaaaGACATTCCACAACGGCAACACTGCTTATTATCGTGTTTCGTGAATCTTCGGTTATGATAAATTTCTTATAACGAGACGCTATAATAATGATTGAAgatttttgatgtttatatttcgagtattaactttttattcccaactttaataacaaattaatttttgtattacaacTATCCGGACTGTTTATCAATCCTAACCTTTTTGAAAATCGACGCGTGAAGCTGCGCTGtagattcaaattaaaatgaagGTTAAATTGAGGTCCATTAGCAATCAGACAAATAGAAGAAGAATAGTACGTTTAATTACTGTGTAAAACAAAGTTATGTTAATTGCGCTCttaaaagtaaattttgtaTGTATTACGGTTGTTTAAAACATTTACATCTTTGTGCAATTAATGTACTGGAAACACCAGACAGTTGGAAGAATAAATTCACATGTTTTAAGTGATTCATGCGAAATGAGATCAAGTCAAAAGTAATTAGGGGAAAGCTGTGCAAATAAAATGATTAGTTagtacaagtttttttttataggaaatCGATTTTAATTTATGACTTCAAAACGGGAAGTTAAGAGAACATAATTGTGTTAAATACATGTTTCAAGGGTAGCGCTATAATGAAATAACGATCCCATCTCGTaacgaaaattatatattttgaaatataatgacaaaattggaaatttcataaaaataattttttttttgataaaaaattaactagaaTACAACATTTGGTTCCATGGTTTCTGAATCATGAAATACATATTTCGAGGGTAGCGCTTTTCCGTATAATGAAATAACGATCCCATCTCGTAACTTCGAAaacgaaaattatatattttgaaaaataatgacaaaactggaaatttcataaaaattatttttttttgataaaaaattaactagaaTACAACATTTGGTTCGATGGTTTCTGAATCATGAAATACATGTTTCGAGGGTAGCGCTTTTCCGTATAATGAAATTACGA includes:
- the LOC130892235 gene encoding sialin-like; translated protein: MAHISFKNCIPVRAIIWVMCFTCTLFLYMLRINLSIIILAMVQPNEKGNKTFVPECKVIKQNLTFDGLTAEALHSNIEDYGVRYDWSSELQGLILGSYFWGFTIAGFPGGAIAEKFGPSKCVTISFLVSGILTLIGPWAAALNPWLLIISRFVIGIFGGVVFPSLHCLVARWAPPDEKGKFVGALLGGSLGTVITWPLLGYIIETLGWTWAFIGSGGCVIAWTISWYFLVTDSPEQHRTISEEEVRHITESLSGSISKVKRFPPYKDIFLTIPFWALLILHFGNLWGLFFLMTAGPNFLSSVLGFTLGHTGILASLPYLARLILGIIFGQIGDFIIRKHYMEKTTIRKSFILFSHFLPGVLLFAQTFVGCDVTWAIVLITMSLGLNGASTLTNLQNSQDLSPNFAGTLYGIINCVGSTTGFINPTIVGYMTAERNGLDEWHHIFYIGSSVYIACGIVFCIFGTADKQPWNDETDKSKPDTEGVENIGFEDVDFSKSTSRENTKI